One genomic window of Niveibacterium sp. SC-1 includes the following:
- a CDS encoding MarR family transcriptional regulator, with translation MSDVDRNVLRQIGRTSRAVHAAFEQEVGHGLPRWRILQALYDRRDAAEGWTQKQLVREFNIDAGALTRQLKQMESEALISRHSDPDDNRLTRVSLLQAGADQVIAAQSRREAFFGKVVAGLSAAEVQAAMKVLREIELRCQSMYQGEAD, from the coding sequence ATGAGCGACGTGGATCGCAATGTCCTGCGCCAGATCGGACGCACCTCGCGGGCGGTGCATGCCGCTTTCGAACAGGAGGTCGGCCACGGCCTGCCGCGCTGGCGCATCCTGCAGGCGCTCTACGACCGGCGCGACGCGGCCGAGGGCTGGACGCAGAAGCAGCTGGTGCGCGAATTCAACATCGATGCCGGTGCCCTGACCCGCCAGCTCAAGCAGATGGAAAGCGAGGCGCTGATCTCGCGCCACAGCGACCCGGACGACAACCGACTCACGCGGGTGAGCCTGCTGCAGGCGGGCGCGGACCAGGTGATCGCGGCGCAGTCGCGACGCGAGGCCTTCTTCGGGAAGGTGGTCGCGGGCCTTTCCGCCGCGGAAGTCCAGGCGGCGATGAAAGTGCTGCGCGAGATCGAGCTGCGCTGCCAGTCCATGTACCAGGGCGAGGCGGACTGA
- a CDS encoding MDR family MFS transporter, producing MSGAVPSPTPAHALPKSFRDRLLAMIGLCFVLVMVALDQTVVGTALPTVVAELKGFSLYAWVGTSYLLTSVITVPIFGRLGDEHGRKPFILGAIFIFTLASALCGFAQSMLQLVLARALQGVGGGMLVATAFASVPDLFPDTRERLRWQVMFSSAFGLANAIGPSLGGFLTEYWGWRWVFFVNLPVGVLSTFFVWRYLPRIRHAEHPPGRLDWQGAALIALALGSLQLLVEWLPTGRSILVLGLLAALAVGAVITLIWWERRCANPILPLDMFRHASLSPLFQLSLIMGFCMFAVLYYAPLMFQGGFGLSPKAAGLLVTPLVVCITVGSIANGRIVTRLRTPNRMLYVGFACFLVAAIGLAFTFQETSHARVVFTMMMGGLGLGFLMPNLTIFAQETAPRTQLGIATAMLQSTRMIGGMLGTAFIGTYVSHAYHSGVDTTLQNGGLAQWAHWLDDPQILVNPQRAAELHEAAALVGVDSLALLEQARVALVHSIHGGQWIVVGVMLLAFILVRRVPPLKLRSRRPAPVEEGVA from the coding sequence ATGTCCGGAGCCGTACCTTCCCCCACACCCGCCCACGCGCTTCCCAAGAGCTTCCGTGACCGCCTGCTGGCCATGATCGGCCTGTGTTTCGTGCTGGTCATGGTGGCGCTGGACCAGACGGTGGTCGGGACCGCGCTGCCCACCGTGGTGGCCGAACTCAAGGGCTTCAGCCTTTACGCCTGGGTGGGGACGTCCTACCTGCTGACCTCGGTGATCACGGTGCCGATCTTCGGCCGCCTCGGCGACGAGCACGGCCGCAAGCCCTTCATCCTCGGCGCGATCTTCATCTTCACGCTGGCCTCCGCGCTCTGCGGATTCGCCCAGAGCATGCTGCAGCTGGTGCTGGCGCGTGCCCTGCAGGGCGTGGGCGGCGGCATGCTGGTGGCGACCGCCTTCGCGTCGGTGCCGGACCTCTTCCCCGACACGCGGGAGCGCCTGCGCTGGCAGGTGATGTTCAGCAGCGCCTTCGGTCTGGCCAACGCCATCGGCCCTTCGCTGGGCGGCTTCCTGACCGAGTACTGGGGCTGGCGCTGGGTGTTCTTCGTGAACCTGCCGGTGGGCGTGCTCAGCACCTTCTTCGTCTGGCGCTACCTGCCGCGCATCCGCCATGCGGAACATCCGCCGGGCCGCCTGGACTGGCAGGGCGCGGCGCTGATTGCGCTGGCGCTCGGCTCCCTGCAACTACTGGTCGAATGGCTGCCCACGGGTCGCTCCATCCTGGTCCTCGGCCTCCTGGCCGCTCTCGCGGTCGGTGCGGTGATCACCCTGATCTGGTGGGAGCGGCGCTGCGCCAATCCGATCCTGCCGCTGGACATGTTTCGCCACGCGAGCCTGTCGCCGCTCTTCCAGCTCTCCCTGATCATGGGCTTCTGCATGTTCGCGGTGCTGTACTACGCGCCGCTCATGTTCCAGGGCGGCTTCGGGCTCTCGCCCAAGGCGGCGGGTCTGCTGGTGACGCCGCTGGTGGTGTGCATCACCGTGGGCTCGATTGCCAACGGGCGTATCGTCACCCGTCTGCGCACGCCCAACCGGATGCTCTACGTCGGCTTTGCCTGCTTCCTGGTGGCGGCCATCGGTCTGGCCTTCACCTTCCAGGAAACGAGCCATGCGCGGGTCGTCTTCACCATGATGATGGGCGGCCTGGGCCTGGGCTTCCTGATGCCTAACCTCACCATCTTCGCGCAGGAAACCGCGCCGCGGACGCAGCTGGGCATCGCCACCGCGATGCTGCAGTCGACCCGCATGATCGGCGGCATGTTGGGCACGGCCTTCATCGGCACCTACGTGAGTCACGCCTACCACAGCGGCGTCGACACGACCCTGCAGAACGGCGGTCTGGCGCAGTGGGCGCACTGGCTCGACGACCCGCAGATCCTGGTGAACCCGCAGCGGGCCGCAGAGCTGCATGAGGCCGCCGCGCTCGTCGGTGTTGACTCGCTGGCGCTGCTGGAACAGGCACGCGTGGCCCTGGTGCATTCGATCCACGGCGGTCAGTGGATCGTCGTGGGCGTGATGCTGCTCGCCTTCATCCTGGTGCGGCGCGTGCCGCCCTTGAAGCTGCGCTCGCGTCGCCCGGCGCCCGTCGAGGAGGGCGTGGCATGA
- a CDS encoding ABC transporter ATP-binding protein gives MFRFFEKLVHPYPDDAAATPPRQFFGFLWANTQGLRRYILALTIFTALIGAFEALLFSFMGNIVDWLAKVAPAQLWAEQREHLILLAAVLMASALLVAVQTMIKHQTLAGNFPMLLRWKFHRLMLDQSMSFYQDEFAGRVAAKVMQTSLAVRDTVLVVSDILVYVVIYFVTMVAVVGGFDAWLLLPFMGWLVLYIVCLRYFVPRLGKVSKAQADARSLMTGRVTDAYANIATVKLFSHGRREAGYVRTAMQEFMQTVHAQMRLVSSFEIANHALSMLLIVVTAGGTLWLWTQGKVGVGAVAAATAMALRLNGISHWVMWEMASLFEQVGTVQDGINTLSRPHTVVDKPDAKPIVVTRGEVRFDAVKFAYGDKGEEARQVIDGLSLTIRPGEKIGLVGRSGAGKSTLVNLLLRFYDVESGRVLIDGQDIAGVTQESLREQIGMVTQDTSLLHRSVRDNILYGRPDALEDDMVSSARRAEAWDFIQTLSDPAGRRGFDAHVGERGVKLSGGQRQRIAIARVMLKDAPILLLDEATSALDSEVEAAIQGSLYRLMEGKTVVAIAHRLSTIAAMDRLIVLDKGRIVEEGDHRSLLAKGGLYARLWAHQSGGFLGEEAEDAAPTPSVASVG, from the coding sequence GTGTTCAGATTTTTCGAGAAGCTCGTCCATCCCTATCCCGACGATGCCGCGGCGACACCGCCGCGTCAGTTCTTCGGCTTCCTCTGGGCCAACACCCAGGGGCTGCGCCGCTACATCCTGGCGCTCACGATCTTCACTGCGCTGATCGGCGCCTTCGAGGCGCTGCTCTTCAGCTTCATGGGGAATATCGTCGACTGGCTCGCCAAGGTGGCGCCGGCGCAGCTGTGGGCCGAGCAGCGCGAGCACTTGATATTGCTGGCCGCCGTCCTGATGGCCAGCGCCCTCCTGGTCGCCGTGCAGACCATGATCAAGCACCAGACACTGGCCGGGAATTTCCCGATGCTGCTGCGCTGGAAATTCCACCGCCTGATGCTCGACCAGAGCATGAGCTTCTATCAGGACGAGTTCGCCGGCCGCGTCGCGGCCAAGGTGATGCAGACCTCGCTGGCGGTGCGCGACACCGTGCTGGTGGTGAGCGACATCCTGGTCTACGTGGTCATCTACTTCGTGACCATGGTGGCGGTGGTCGGCGGCTTCGATGCCTGGCTGCTATTGCCCTTCATGGGCTGGCTGGTGCTCTACATCGTCTGCCTGCGCTACTTCGTGCCGCGCCTGGGCAAGGTCTCCAAGGCGCAGGCCGATGCCCGCTCGCTGATGACCGGCCGCGTCACCGACGCCTACGCCAATATCGCGACCGTGAAGCTCTTCTCCCACGGTCGTCGCGAGGCGGGCTACGTGCGCACCGCGATGCAGGAGTTCATGCAGACCGTGCATGCGCAGATGCGCCTGGTGAGCAGCTTCGAGATCGCCAACCATGCGTTGTCGATGCTGTTGATCGTAGTCACCGCGGGCGGCACGCTGTGGCTGTGGACCCAGGGCAAGGTCGGCGTGGGTGCCGTGGCGGCGGCGACCGCGATGGCCTTGCGCCTCAATGGCATCTCGCACTGGGTGATGTGGGAAATGGCCTCGCTCTTCGAGCAGGTGGGCACGGTGCAGGACGGCATCAACACGCTGTCGCGCCCGCATACGGTGGTGGACAAGCCCGATGCCAAGCCGATTGTCGTCACCCGCGGCGAAGTGCGCTTCGACGCCGTGAAGTTTGCGTACGGTGACAAGGGCGAAGAGGCACGCCAGGTGATCGACGGGCTCTCACTCACCATCCGTCCCGGCGAGAAGATCGGCCTGGTGGGGCGCTCCGGCGCGGGCAAGTCGACCCTGGTGAACCTGCTGCTGCGCTTCTATGACGTGGAGTCCGGCCGCGTGCTGATCGACGGCCAGGACATCGCGGGCGTGACGCAGGAGAGCCTGCGCGAGCAGATCGGCATGGTCACGCAGGACACCTCGCTGCTGCACCGCTCGGTGCGGGACAACATCCTCTACGGCCGCCCCGACGCGCTGGAGGACGACATGGTCTCGTCCGCCCGCCGCGCCGAAGCCTGGGACTTCATCCAGACGCTCAGCGACCCGGCCGGGCGCCGCGGTTTCGATGCGCACGTGGGCGAACGCGGGGTGAAACTCTCCGGTGGCCAGCGCCAGCGGATCGCGATCGCGCGGGTGATGCTCAAGGATGCGCCCATCCTGCTGCTGGACGAAGCCACCAGCGCACTGGACTCGGAAGTCGAGGCGGCGATCCAGGGCAGCCTCTATCGCCTGATGGAAGGCAAGACCGTGGTGGCAATCGCGCACCGGCTCTCCACCATCGCCGCGATGGACCGGCTTATCGTGCTCGACAAGGGCCGCATCGTGGAGGAGGGCGATCACCGCAGCCTGCTCGCCAAAGGCGGGCTCTACGCACGGCTGTGGGCGCACCAGAGCGGTGGCTTCCTTGGCGAGGAAGCAGAAGACGCGGCGCCGACGCCCAGCGTCGCCAGCGTGGGCTGA
- a CDS encoding MerR family transcriptional regulator yields the protein MSTVLTIQAVAARTGLSAHTLRYYERIGLIDGPVRNSGGHRVYRDDDLIWIAFLVRLRSTGMPIRQMQAYAALRREGDTLDSVSGRKALMREHTLALEAELAALQENLAVLRDKIAHYDSLEHRLQSSLQRSAGQTPANEEEHANHPRHRNPRTRNKRSL from the coding sequence ATGAGCACTGTCCTCACCATCCAGGCCGTGGCCGCGCGCACCGGACTGTCCGCCCACACCCTGCGCTACTACGAGCGCATTGGCCTGATCGACGGGCCGGTCCGCAATAGCGGCGGACATCGGGTGTATCGCGATGACGACCTGATATGGATCGCCTTCCTCGTACGCCTGCGTAGCACCGGCATGCCGATCCGGCAGATGCAGGCCTACGCCGCGCTGCGTCGCGAGGGCGACACGCTGGACAGCGTCTCTGGCCGCAAGGCGTTGATGCGCGAGCACACGCTGGCCCTGGAAGCGGAACTGGCTGCCCTGCAAGAGAACCTGGCCGTGCTGCGCGACAAGATCGCGCACTACGACAGCCTCGAGCACAGACTCCAAAGCAGCCTTCAACGTTCCGCCGGTCAAACCCCAGCCAACGAGGAAGAGCATGCAAACCACCCCCGCCACCGAAATCCGCGAACCCGCAACAAGCGCTCGTTATGA
- a CDS encoding carboxymuconolactone decarboxylase family protein has product MQTTPATEIREPATSARYEHGWQRLKEVDDVAGERVIEALADISPDLGRYVVEFAFGDVYRRPGLSLQQRELAVVAALTALGNATPQLKVHIAAALNVGLTRTEITETILQMAVYAGFPAALNGMFAAKEVFAEADRADRAAA; this is encoded by the coding sequence ATGCAAACCACCCCCGCCACCGAAATCCGCGAACCCGCAACAAGCGCTCGTTATGAGCACGGCTGGCAACGCCTGAAGGAGGTCGACGACGTCGCCGGCGAACGCGTGATCGAAGCGCTCGCCGATATCTCGCCGGATCTTGGCCGCTATGTCGTCGAGTTCGCTTTCGGCGATGTCTATCGTCGCCCCGGCCTCAGCCTGCAGCAGCGCGAACTCGCCGTCGTGGCCGCGCTCACGGCTCTGGGCAACGCCACGCCGCAGCTCAAGGTGCACATCGCCGCCGCGCTCAACGTCGGCCTCACGCGCACCGAGATCACCGAGACCATCCTGCAGATGGCTGTGTATGCGGGCTTCCCCGCGGCGCTCAATGGCATGTTCGCCGCAAAGGAAGTGTTTGCCGAAGCGGATCGGGCAGACCGCGCAGCCGCCTGA
- a CDS encoding ester cyclase, protein MNTQLDEVQRNESAIRRLYEECINPGRLELLPELLDPEFTGGRGERGPEGFAESVRNLRKGFSDLSFTIEDLFGGRDRVAVRWTMRGRHTGPFAGVAASGVTVSQVGVVIYQMRDGRALQSALHPDRLGLYQQIGVIGPLETGFLVKPAADGAQAAARSAA, encoded by the coding sequence ATGAACACGCAACTTGATGAAGTGCAACGCAACGAATCCGCGATCCGCCGCCTCTACGAGGAATGCATCAACCCCGGCCGTCTGGAACTCCTGCCCGAATTGCTGGACCCGGAATTCACCGGTGGCCGCGGCGAACGCGGTCCGGAGGGGTTCGCGGAATCCGTGCGGAATCTGCGCAAGGGCTTCTCGGATCTGTCCTTCACCATCGAGGATCTCTTCGGTGGCCGCGACCGGGTGGCGGTGCGCTGGACCATGCGTGGGCGACACACCGGGCCCTTCGCCGGCGTCGCCGCCAGCGGCGTGACGGTCTCGCAGGTGGGCGTAGTGATCTACCAGATGCGTGACGGACGCGCATTGCAGTCGGCGCTGCATCCAGACCGGCTCGGCCTGTACCAGCAGATCGGCGTGATCGGTCCGCTGGAGACGGGTTTCCTGGTCAAGCCGGCGGCCGACGGCGCTCAGGCTGCGGCGCGTAGCGCAGCCTGA
- a CDS encoding NAD(P)H-dependent oxidoreductase: protein MTSNTPPNLVPNPAPNPALNLALIIGSTREGRVADLVTRWAASLLHEDPRVRLDVIDLAALELPISPIRAPHAAKQELALRIGRADAFIVVTPEYNHGYPAVLKAAIDHVYHEWQAKPVGFISYGGISGGLRAVEQLRQVFAELHAVSVRNSLSFASAHTLFDAQGHIREAEAAATALQQMLDQLLWWAASLRTARLATPYPA, encoded by the coding sequence ATGACTTCGAACACGCCCCCGAACCTGGTCCCGAACCCAGCCCCGAACCCAGCCCTCAACCTTGCACTGATCATCGGCAGCACGCGCGAAGGACGAGTCGCCGATCTCGTGACCCGCTGGGCCGCAAGCCTCCTGCATGAGGATCCGCGTGTGCGGCTCGACGTGATCGACCTCGCCGCGCTGGAGTTGCCGATCTCCCCGATCCGCGCGCCGCATGCGGCCAAGCAGGAGTTGGCGCTGCGCATCGGCCGCGCCGATGCGTTCATCGTGGTCACGCCCGAGTACAACCACGGCTATCCGGCGGTGCTCAAAGCGGCGATCGACCACGTCTATCACGAATGGCAAGCCAAGCCTGTGGGGTTCATTTCCTACGGTGGTATTTCGGGTGGGCTGCGTGCGGTCGAACAGCTGCGCCAGGTCTTCGCCGAGCTGCACGCGGTCAGCGTGCGCAACAGCCTGAGCTTCGCGTCCGCCCACACGCTCTTCGATGCACAAGGGCATATCCGCGAAGCCGAGGCGGCCGCGACCGCCCTGCAGCAGATGCTCGATCAACTGCTCTGGTGGGCCGCTTCGCTACGCACTGCGCGACTCGCCACGCCTTACCCGGCTTGA
- the soxR gene encoding redox-sensitive transcriptional activator SoxR — translation MPQGGPPSSQELSVGEVAARSGVAVSTLHFYESKGLIHSRRSGGNQRRYAREVLRRIAVIRVAQRIGIPLDEIGQALAALPEGRTPNRSDWARLSAHWRRDLEARIAELQALNNELTTCIGCGCLSLDRCKLWNPQDRVAAEGAGPRLFGKAGKMTPPAE, via the coding sequence ATGCCGCAAGGAGGCCCTCCTTCCAGCCAGGAACTGAGCGTCGGCGAAGTCGCCGCGCGCAGCGGCGTGGCCGTCTCGACCCTGCACTTCTACGAGAGCAAGGGCCTCATCCACAGCCGTCGCAGCGGCGGCAACCAGCGCCGCTATGCGCGCGAGGTGCTGCGCAGGATCGCGGTGATCCGCGTCGCGCAACGCATCGGCATCCCGCTCGACGAGATCGGGCAGGCGCTCGCCGCGCTGCCCGAAGGACGCACGCCCAATCGCAGCGACTGGGCGCGTCTCTCCGCACACTGGCGGCGCGACCTCGAAGCACGTATCGCAGAGCTGCAGGCGCTCAACAACGAACTCACCACCTGCATCGGTTGCGGCTGTCTCTCGCTGGATCGCTGCAAGCTGTGGAATCCGCAGGACCGCGTTGCCGCCGAAGGTGCCGGGCCCCGTCTCTTCGGCAAGGCTGGCAAGATGACGCCGCCGGCGGAATGA
- a CDS encoding pseudouridine synthase: MSTLPYTPPPPGPLRLIHVDAALVVVDKPSGLLSVPGRGEDKADCLSARVQAECPDALIVHRLDMSTSGLIVFARGTDMQRRLSHAFAHWRVSKRYVALLGGCLKQSWGEVELPLITDWPLRPRQKIDFLTGKPSCTRYRRLEVDRSAQRSRAALEPITGRSHQLRVHMQAIGHPILGDELYATPEQAIATPRLMLHAERLEFVHPLDGRPLRLEAPAPF; encoded by the coding sequence TTGAGCACCCTGCCCTACACCCCGCCACCGCCCGGCCCGCTGCGCCTGATTCATGTCGACGCGGCGCTGGTCGTCGTCGACAAGCCCAGCGGCCTGCTCTCGGTGCCCGGCCGCGGCGAGGACAAGGCCGATTGCCTCTCCGCCCGCGTGCAGGCCGAATGCCCCGATGCACTGATCGTGCATCGGCTCGACATGTCGACCTCCGGCCTGATCGTCTTCGCCCGCGGTACTGACATGCAGCGCCGCCTCTCCCACGCCTTCGCCCACTGGCGCGTATCCAAACGCTATGTCGCCTTGCTCGGGGGCTGCCTGAAACAGAGCTGGGGCGAGGTCGAACTACCGCTGATCACCGACTGGCCCCTGCGTCCCCGGCAGAAGATCGACTTCCTCACCGGCAAGCCCTCCTGCACCCGCTACCGCCGCCTGGAGGTCGATCGCAGCGCGCAACGCAGCCGCGCCGCGCTCGAACCGATCACCGGCCGCAGCCATCAGCTGCGCGTGCACATGCAGGCGATCGGCCATCCCATCCTGGGCGACGAGCTCTACGCCACGCCGGAACAGGCCATCGCCACGCCGCGTCTGATGCTGCATGCGGAGCGCCTGGAGTTCGTGCATCCGCTGGACGGCAGGCCATTGCGGCTCGAAGCACCGGCGCCTTTCTGA
- a CDS encoding EAL domain-containing protein, protein MKREDLAPPLKQFRLLRYFSLTSLVGVLVVLASLIYFYRHFALEALEEHETRDNVAVTHHLANKVWPVYAAYVKSAAELSPAELRSRPEVARIRQDILQQIDGMSVVKIKIYALNGMTVFSTDEKQIGEDKSDDEGFIDARNGKAVSEIAFENHFDSFEKVINDRNLISTYIPIRASEAQAPEGVFEVYSDVTDYVVELRHTTAWIVVLVMGSLSLLYSFLYAIVWRADRALRAQGETVSRAHRAMLAHQALHDPLTGLPNRANLSERLDGMLRTHQRSGAKCAVLYIGLDGFKAINDSLGHVAGDEVLQEVARRLLEQFRSADIVARMGGDEFLIALADLTDEFEIESIVETTQRLQRIISDAPVQANEHALALTASIGVAIWPEDGASVVELLKSADAALLHAKKSGRNSYKFHTADMNDRALEMLLIERDLRRALDEDQFVLHYQPQMNLASGQIIGAEALIRWQHPERGLLPPGQFIGVAEERGLIIPLGEWVLHEACRQMHAWRQAGLPAIPIAINLAAPHFAHQHLLEKVTDNLQRYQLEPGCLELELTESSVMHDAASTVATMHALKEAGLLLALDDFGTGYSSLSQLKAMPFDYLKLDQSFVRGLPDNSDDLAICSTIIAMGQTLGLKVIAEGVETPAQLQILRELACDNVQGFLLSRPLPAASFPVFLQAGARHLLASA, encoded by the coding sequence GTGAAGCGCGAAGACCTGGCTCCGCCGCTGAAGCAGTTCCGTCTGCTGCGGTATTTCAGCCTGACCAGCCTGGTTGGCGTCCTCGTCGTGCTGGCCAGCCTGATCTATTTCTATCGCCACTTCGCCCTCGAGGCGCTCGAAGAGCACGAGACGCGGGACAACGTGGCCGTTACCCACCATCTGGCCAACAAGGTCTGGCCGGTCTATGCGGCCTATGTGAAGAGTGCGGCTGAGCTGTCGCCCGCGGAATTGCGCAGCAGGCCCGAGGTGGCCCGCATCCGCCAGGACATCCTGCAGCAGATCGACGGGATGTCCGTCGTCAAGATCAAGATCTACGCGCTCAACGGCATGACGGTTTTCTCCACCGACGAGAAGCAGATCGGCGAAGACAAGAGCGATGACGAGGGCTTCATCGACGCGAGGAATGGCAAGGCCGTCAGCGAGATCGCGTTCGAAAACCATTTCGACTCGTTCGAAAAGGTCATCAACGACCGCAACCTGATTTCCACCTACATCCCGATCCGCGCCAGCGAGGCGCAGGCGCCCGAGGGCGTGTTCGAGGTCTATTCCGACGTCACCGACTACGTTGTCGAACTCCGGCATACCACTGCGTGGATCGTCGTGCTGGTGATGGGCAGTCTGAGTCTGCTTTACAGCTTTCTGTATGCCATCGTGTGGAGGGCCGATCGCGCCCTGCGCGCGCAGGGCGAAACCGTCAGTCGCGCCCACCGTGCCATGCTCGCCCACCAGGCCCTGCACGACCCGCTGACCGGCCTGCCCAACCGCGCCAATCTGAGCGAGCGACTCGACGGCATGCTGCGCACGCATCAGCGCAGCGGTGCCAAATGCGCGGTGCTCTACATCGGCCTCGACGGTTTCAAGGCCATCAACGACTCCCTCGGCCATGTGGCGGGCGACGAGGTGCTGCAGGAAGTCGCGCGGCGTCTGCTGGAACAGTTCCGCAGCGCCGACATCGTGGCGCGCATGGGCGGCGACGAATTCCTGATCGCGCTGGCCGACCTCACCGACGAATTCGAGATCGAATCGATCGTCGAGACCACCCAGCGTCTGCAGCGCATCATTTCCGACGCCCCGGTCCAGGCCAATGAGCATGCCCTGGCCCTCACCGCCAGCATTGGCGTCGCCATCTGGCCGGAGGACGGCGCCAGCGTCGTCGAACTGCTCAAGAGCGCCGACGCGGCCCTGCTACATGCCAAGAAGTCCGGGCGCAACAGCTACAAGTTCCACACCGCGGACATGAACGACCGCGCGCTTGAGATGCTGCTGATCGAGCGCGACCTGCGCCGCGCGCTCGATGAAGACCAGTTCGTGCTCCACTACCAGCCGCAGATGAACCTGGCCAGCGGCCAGATCATCGGCGCGGAAGCGCTGATCCGTTGGCAACATCCGGAACGCGGCCTGCTTCCCCCCGGCCAGTTCATTGGCGTGGCCGAAGAGCGCGGGCTGATCATCCCGCTTGGCGAATGGGTGCTGCATGAAGCCTGTCGCCAGATGCACGCCTGGCGACAGGCCGGTCTGCCCGCCATTCCCATCGCCATCAACCTGGCCGCACCGCACTTCGCCCACCAGCATCTGCTGGAGAAAGTCACCGACAACCTGCAGCGCTACCAGCTCGAACCCGGTTGTCTCGAACTGGAGCTGACCGAATCCTCCGTCATGCACGATGCCGCCAGCACCGTGGCCACCATGCACGCGCTCAAGGAAGCCGGTCTGTTGCTCGCACTGGACGACTTCGGCACGGGCTACTCCAGCCTCAGCCAGCTCAAGGCCATGCCATTTGACTACCTGAAGCTGGATCAGTCCTTCGTGCGCGGCCTGCCGGACAACAGTGACGATCTGGCCATCTGCAGCACCATCATCGCCATGGGTCAGACGCTCGGCCTCAAGGTCATCGCCGAAGGCGTCGAAACCCCGGCGCAACTACAAATCTTGCGCGAGTTGGCGTGCGACAACGTTCAGGGTTTCCTGCTCTCACGGCCGCTGCCCGCCGCTAGCTTCCCGGTCTTCCTGCAGGCCGGCGCACGGCATCTGCTCGCGTCGGCCTGA
- a CDS encoding helix-turn-helix domain-containing protein: MPASHDKPKPRRSPAAGSDTPDVPARTRPATKALTKAVGASAPPAATRTRDRAASEERILGAVAAVLARDGFGAVGVNAIAREAGVDKVLIYRYFGGLPELLQAWGASGRFWPSVTELLGEDAERILARPPAERFALFFERFIDALRARPLTIEILAAEIVERNELTAILEAEREHWGEQAEALLGADVLTQRPHLRGTALLLIGGVQYLLVRARTLRVFGGQDLHEDATWTALKASIRATAEALL; encoded by the coding sequence ATGCCCGCCTCACACGACAAACCCAAGCCACGGCGCAGCCCCGCCGCCGGTAGCGACACGCCGGACGTGCCAGCCCGCACACGTCCCGCCACGAAAGCACTGACAAAGGCGGTCGGCGCCTCAGCTCCACCGGCCGCGACGCGGACGCGCGACCGTGCCGCGAGCGAAGAGCGCATCCTCGGCGCGGTGGCCGCGGTGTTGGCGCGTGACGGTTTCGGCGCCGTGGGCGTGAACGCGATCGCGCGCGAGGCGGGCGTCGACAAGGTGCTGATCTACCGCTACTTCGGCGGCCTGCCCGAGTTGCTGCAGGCCTGGGGCGCCAGCGGTCGCTTCTGGCCCAGTGTGACGGAGCTGCTTGGTGAGGATGCTGAACGCATACTCGCGCGGCCCCCGGCGGAACGCTTCGCGCTGTTCTTCGAACGCTTCATCGATGCTCTGCGGGCGCGGCCGCTCACCATCGAAATCCTCGCCGCCGAGATCGTGGAGCGCAACGAACTCACCGCCATCCTGGAGGCCGAGCGCGAACACTGGGGCGAGCAGGCCGAGGCCTTGCTCGGCGCCGATGTGCTCACGCAGAGGCCACATCTGCGAGGCACCGCGCTCTTGCTGATTGGCGGGGTGCAATACCTTCTGGTGCGCGCCCGCACGCTGCGCGTGTTCGGCGGGCAGGACCTCCATGAGGACGCCACCTGGACCGCCCTGAAGGCGTCCATCCGTGCGACGGCGGAGGCCTTGCTGTAG